In one Paramisgurnus dabryanus chromosome 21, PD_genome_1.1, whole genome shotgun sequence genomic region, the following are encoded:
- the erbb3b gene encoding receptor tyrosine-protein kinase erbB-3b isoform X2, with product MRQQVLALSALMFLCVPQPATLQTQEVCTGTKNALSSTGTPAQHYNNLKERYSGCEIVMGNLELTQMENNLDLSFLSNIREVTGYILIAMNQFSRLPLNRLRVIRGSSLYEKEWALSVIHNFEGNNGLESLGLTNLTEILEGGVQIIWNKNLSYAPSVNWTDIVRDSTAKIEIQNNGNKGLCDFTCKYCWGPNKDQCQKLTKTVCAPQCHGHCFGTNPNECCHRECAGGCTGPRDTDCFACRHVNHSGACVSHCPWPLVYNRQTFQLEPNSEAMYQFGSICVPKCPAHFVVDGSACVSSCPPGKTEKDKNGIKQCEACIGLCPKVCEGTGASHRQTVDSNNIDNFINCTKIQGSLHFLILGIKGDSYNNISSLEPEKLKVFSTVKEITGILNIQSWPDELNDLSVFSSLTTIQGRSLHKPFSLLVMKIHSLTSLGLRSLREISDGSVYISNNVNLCYHHTVDWSRIFTGSRQRRRLYNNDIKQNKPQEQCEAEDHICDPLCSDAGCWGPGPEQCLSCRNHSRDGTCVAQCNLYSGEPREFAAANGECLACHPECLPQNKNQTCQGKGADQCVACLHLKDGPHCVSSCPSGVNGKKGQTIYKYPNAAGQCELCHLNCTEGCTGPRLQDCKDSGGDEKYSPIVGIVVGVFAGIVVLLVLFVLGMLYHRGRAIRRKRALRRYLESGEVIEPLDPGEKGTRVHARILKAQELRKGKLLGYGVFGTVNKGFWMPEGDSVKIPVAIKTIQDRSGRQTFTEITDHMLAMGSLDHPYIVRLLGICPGTSLQLVSQLSPQGSLQQHLRQHKDSLDPQRLLNWCVQIAKGMYYLEEHCIVHRNLAARNVLLKSDYIVQVSDFGVADLLYPDDKKYVYSEHKTPIKWMALESILFRRYTHQSDVWSYGVTVWEMMSYGAEPYAAMHPHDVPGLLEKGERLAQPQISTIDVYMVMVKCWMIDENVRPTFKELANEFTRMARDPPRYLVVKPSQNCNGAVESHQRDGPHLETRLQHDDDDDEVLEDGFATPPLHLSPARSHSRLRMASYRGTSDHITPVGYLPMTPGPGGDTRQKSQRRRIGSARTESECSEGRGTITDIEMVELTSQTGSLRRGRSRMDSAYMSTSVSLASDPFSPGLEGVDHNGYVLPTDTHIRDRGSRSAVHPARISRGSKTALSIPKTDTTQEYELMNKQPHRLSPSPTDTTDSSPLLNKPSTPAEPVNTCSDSILPQTRDSDPTQNEPSDDGDSLPSASCGDSPSSEENQSERLPSQSSDLDEDLPEDRQPQETVVEYEYMDIRTETVPQHQQKTPANSKDKTSNPDATVSGVREAVYQNISELPMLSGRRRDRKDSDSTTGPGEYVDMDASGRPCSDGDQPEYQNILVNGRPGMGEDSQKTNLRSCVNAYNGIDEQGTSFDNPDYWHSRLFHKQDAVCT from the exons ATGAGACAGCAGGTGCTCGCGCTCAGCGCGCTGATGTTTCTGTGTGTACCACAGCCAGCCACTTTACAAACACAAGAag TTTGCACAGGCACCAAAAATGCACTGAGCTCCACAGGCACCCCTGCACAACACTACAACAACCTGAAGGAGCGCTACAGCGGATGTGAGATTGTCATGGGCAACCTTGAGTTAACACAGATGGAGAATAACCTTGATTTGTCCTTTCTTAGT AATATCAGAGAGGTCACAGGCTACATCCTCATTGCTATGAACCAGTTCAGCAGGCTGCCTTTAAACCGGCTCAGAGTGATTCGCGGAAGCAGTCTGTATGAAAAGGAATGGGCACTTTCTGTTATACATAACTTCGAGGGCAACAATGGCCTGGAAAGTCTGGGTCTCACTAACCTTACAG AGATCTTGGAAGGCGGAGTGCAGATCATCTGGAACAAAAACCTGAGTTATGCTCCCTCTGTCAACTGGACAGACATTGTCAGAGACAGTACTGCTAAGATCGAGATCCAAAACAATGGAAATAAAG GACTTTGTGATTTTACATGTAAATACTGCTGGGGTCCAAATAAAGATCAGTGCCAGAAAT TGACAAAAACAGTGTGTGCACCTCAGTGCCACGGCCACTGTTTTGGGACCAACCCCAATGAGTGCTGTCATAGAGAGTGTGCTGGAGGCTGCACCGGGCCGAGGGACACTGACTGCTTT GCCTGTCGACATGTCAATCACTCGGGTGCCTGCGTCTCTCACTGCCCATGGCCTCTGGTGTATAACCGACAGACCTTTCAGCTGGAGCCCAACTCTGAAGCCATGTACCAGTTTGGTTCAATCTGCGTACCCAAATGTCCCG CACACTTTGTTGTGGATGGCAGCGCATGTGTGAGCAGTTGCCCTCCTGGTAAAacagaaaaagacaaaaatggcATTAAACAGTGTGAAGCATGCATTGGTCTATGCCCCAAAG TATGTGAGGGCACTGGAGCCAGTCATAGGCAGACTGTGGACTCCAATAACATTGACAACTTTATCAACTGTACCAAGATCCAAGGCAGTTTACACTTTTTGATATTAGGCATCAAAGG AGACAGCTATAATAACATATCATCTCTGGAGCCCGAAAAACTCAAAGTGTTTAGCACTGTCAAAGAAATTACAG GTATCTTAAATATTCAGTCTTGGCCCGATGAGCTCAATGATCTGTCCGTTTTCTCCAGTCTTACTACTATTCAGGGGAGATCTTTGCACAA ACCCTTCTCATTGTTGGTGATGAAGATTCACTCCCTTACTTCTCTGGGATTACGTTCCCTTCGTGAGATCAGCGACGGCAGTGTTTACATCAGTAACAACGTAAACTTATGTTATCACCACACTGTCGATTGGAGCAGGATTTTCACCGGTAGCCGCCAGCGGCGCAGGCTTTACAACAACGAcatcaaacaaaacaaaccccaGGAACAGTGTG AGGCAGAGGACCACATATGTGACCCGTTATGTTCGGACGCAGGATGCTGGGGTCCTGGGCCGGAGCAATGTTTGTCATGCAGGAACCACAGTCGGGATGGCACCTGCGTAGCCCAATGCAACCTCTACAGTGG TGAGCCACGGGAGTTTGCAGCAGCTAATGGAGAGTGTCTTGCTTGTCACCCCGAGTGTCTGCCTCAAAATAAGAATCAAACATGTCAAGGAAAA GGTGCTGATCAATGCGTAGCATGTTTACACCTAAAGGATGGTCCGCACTGTGTCTCCAGCTGTCCCAGTGGAGTGAATGGGAAAAAAGGTCAAACCATATATAAATACCCTAATGCCGCGGGTCAATGTGAACTCTGTCACCTTAACTGTACTGAAGG ATGCACAGGCCCAAGACTCCAGGACTGTAAAGATTCAGGCGGAGATGAAAAATA TTCTCCTATTGTAGGAATAGTAGTTGGTGTATTTGCTGGTATTGTTGTGCTCCTGGTGTTGTTTGTGCTCGGGATGTTGTATCACAGAGGCCGGGCAATCCGCCGAAAAAGAGCCCTCAGAAGGTACCTGGAGAGTGGTGAG GTCATTGAACCGTTGGATCCAGGAGAGAAAGGGACAAGGGTTCACGCTCGCATTCTTAAAGCACAGGAGCTGCGAAAGGGCAAACTTCTGGGCTATGGGGTCTTTGGCACTGTCAATAAG GGTTTTTGGATGCCTGAAGGAGACTCTGTAAAAATCCCAGTGGCAATAAAGACCATCCAAGACCGTAGTGGGCGGCAGACCTTCACAGAGATTACAGAT CATATGCTTGCAATGGGAAGCCTAGATCATCCCTATATAGTGCGTCTCCTTGGGATCTGTCCAGGGACAAGTCTCCAGCTGGTATCTCAGCTCAGCCCTCAAGGATCCTTGCAGCAACATCTTCGACAACACAAAGACAGCCTGGACCCTCAGCGTCTGCTCAACTGGTGTGTGCAAATCGCCAAG GGCATGTATTATCTTGAGGAGCACTGCATCGTCCACAGGAACCTTGCTGCACGGAACGTGTTACTTAAAAGTGACTACATAGTCCAGGTTTCAGACTTTGGGGTTGCAGACCTGCTTTATCCAGatgataaaaaatatgtgtACAGTGAACATAAG acaCCAATTAAATGGATGGCACTGGAGAGCATCCTTTTCAGGAGATACACTCACCAGAGTGATGTGTGGAGCTATG GGGTGACCGTATGGGAGATGATGTCATATGGAGCTGAACCATATGCAGCCATGCATCCTCATGATGTGCCAGGTCTACTGGAAAAAGGAGAGCGATTGGCTCAACCACAGATCTCCACTATAGATGTCTACATGGTCATGGTCAAAT GCTGGATGATCGATGAGAACGTAAGACCTACATTTAAAGAGCTGGCTAATGAATTTACACGTATGGCAAGGGATCCACCTCGGTACCTTGTGGTAAAA CCTTCTCAGAATTGTAATGGAGCAGTTGAAAGCCACCAACGTGATGGCCCTCATTTAGAAACACGCTTGCAGCATGATGACGATGATGATGAGGTACTGGAGGATGGGTTTGCCACACCTCCTCTCCACCTGTCGCCAGCTAGGAGTCATTCACGCCTTCGTATGGCTTCTTACAGG GGAACCTCAGACCATATAACACCAGTGGGTTACCTACCCATGACCCCTGGTCCTGGGGGTGACACTAGACAG AAATCCCAGAGGAGGAGAATTGGATCTGCAAGGACAGAGTCAGAGTGCTCGGAGGGCAGGGGAACCATTACAGACATTGAAATGGTCGAACTCACCTCTCAAACCGGCAGCCTACGCCGAGGTCGCAGCCGTATGGACAGCGCTTACATGTCAACCAGTGTGTCTCTGGCTTCAGATCCATTCTCTCCAGGTCTGGAGGGTGTAGACCATAATGGATACGTGCTGCCCACAGACACCCACATCCGAGACAGAG GTTCCAGAAGTGCTGTTCATCCTGCTAGAATATCAAGAGGCTCCAAGACTGCTCTCTCTATACCAAAAACAGACACCACACAAGAATACGAGCTAATGAATAAACAGCCCCATCGACTCTCTCCCTCACCCACAGACACCACAGACAGTTCACCTTTACTGAACAAACCATCTACCCCTGCCGAACCTGTAAATACATGCAGTGACAGTATTTTACCACAGACGAGAGATTCGGACCCAACGCAAAACGAGCCGTCCGATGATGGAGACAGCCTGCCGTCTGCATCTTGCGGGGACAGTCCGTCTAGTGAAGAAAACCAGTCCGAAAGGCTTCCTTCCCAGAGCAGTGATCTAGACGAAGACCTTCCAGAAGACAGGCAGCCGCAAGAAACAGTAGTAGAGTATGAATATATGGACATACGTACTGAAACAGTGCCACAACATCAGCAAAAGACACCAGCAAACTCGAAAGACAAAACCAGTAATCCAGATGCAACGGTGAGTGGTGTCAGAGAAGCAGTTTATCAAAATATAAGTGAACTGCCTATGTTGAGTGGGAGGCGTAGAGACAGGAAGGATTCTGACAGCACTACAGGGCCGGGCGAGTATGTGGACATGGATGCTTCTGGAAGACCTTGCTCTGATGGAGATCAACCGGAGTATCAGAACATTCTGGTTAATGGAAGGCCAGGAATGGGTGAAGATTCTCAGAAGACCAATCTGAGGTCCTGCGTGAACGCGTATAATGGAATAGATGAGCAAGGGACTTCTTTTGACAACCCGGACTATTGGCACAGCAGACTATTCCACAAGCAGGATGCTGTATGTACGTAG
- the erbb3b gene encoding receptor tyrosine-protein kinase erbB-3b isoform X1: MRQQVLALSALMFLCVPQPATLQTQEVCTGTKNALSSTGTPAQHYNNLKERYSGCEIVMGNLELTQMENNLDLSFLSNIREVTGYILIAMNQFSRLPLNRLRVIRGSSLYEKEWALSVIHNFEGNNGLESLGLTNLTEILEGGVQIIWNKNLSYAPSVNWTDIVRDSTAKIEIQNNGNKGLCDFTCKYCWGPNKDQCQKLTKTVCAPQCHGHCFGTNPNECCHRECAGGCTGPRDTDCFACRHVNHSGACVSHCPWPLVYNRQTFQLEPNSEAMYQFGSICVPKCPAHFVVDGSACVSSCPPGKTEKDKNGIKQCEACIGLCPKVCEGTGASHRQTVDSNNIDNFINCTKIQGSLHFLILGIKGDSYNNISSLEPEKLKVFSTVKEITGILNIQSWPDELNDLSVFSSLTTIQGRSLHNTKRPFSLLVMKIHSLTSLGLRSLREISDGSVYISNNVNLCYHHTVDWSRIFTGSRQRRRLYNNDIKQNKPQEQCEAEDHICDPLCSDAGCWGPGPEQCLSCRNHSRDGTCVAQCNLYSGEPREFAAANGECLACHPECLPQNKNQTCQGKGADQCVACLHLKDGPHCVSSCPSGVNGKKGQTIYKYPNAAGQCELCHLNCTEGCTGPRLQDCKDSGGDEKYSPIVGIVVGVFAGIVVLLVLFVLGMLYHRGRAIRRKRALRRYLESGEVIEPLDPGEKGTRVHARILKAQELRKGKLLGYGVFGTVNKGFWMPEGDSVKIPVAIKTIQDRSGRQTFTEITDHMLAMGSLDHPYIVRLLGICPGTSLQLVSQLSPQGSLQQHLRQHKDSLDPQRLLNWCVQIAKGMYYLEEHCIVHRNLAARNVLLKSDYIVQVSDFGVADLLYPDDKKYVYSEHKTPIKWMALESILFRRYTHQSDVWSYGVTVWEMMSYGAEPYAAMHPHDVPGLLEKGERLAQPQISTIDVYMVMVKCWMIDENVRPTFKELANEFTRMARDPPRYLVVKPSQNCNGAVESHQRDGPHLETRLQHDDDDDEVLEDGFATPPLHLSPARSHSRLRMASYRGTSDHITPVGYLPMTPGPGGDTRQKSQRRRIGSARTESECSEGRGTITDIEMVELTSQTGSLRRGRSRMDSAYMSTSVSLASDPFSPGLEGVDHNGYVLPTDTHIRDRGSRSAVHPARISRGSKTALSIPKTDTTQEYELMNKQPHRLSPSPTDTTDSSPLLNKPSTPAEPVNTCSDSILPQTRDSDPTQNEPSDDGDSLPSASCGDSPSSEENQSERLPSQSSDLDEDLPEDRQPQETVVEYEYMDIRTETVPQHQQKTPANSKDKTSNPDATVSGVREAVYQNISELPMLSGRRRDRKDSDSTTGPGEYVDMDASGRPCSDGDQPEYQNILVNGRPGMGEDSQKTNLRSCVNAYNGIDEQGTSFDNPDYWHSRLFHKQDAVCT, encoded by the exons ATGAGACAGCAGGTGCTCGCGCTCAGCGCGCTGATGTTTCTGTGTGTACCACAGCCAGCCACTTTACAAACACAAGAag TTTGCACAGGCACCAAAAATGCACTGAGCTCCACAGGCACCCCTGCACAACACTACAACAACCTGAAGGAGCGCTACAGCGGATGTGAGATTGTCATGGGCAACCTTGAGTTAACACAGATGGAGAATAACCTTGATTTGTCCTTTCTTAGT AATATCAGAGAGGTCACAGGCTACATCCTCATTGCTATGAACCAGTTCAGCAGGCTGCCTTTAAACCGGCTCAGAGTGATTCGCGGAAGCAGTCTGTATGAAAAGGAATGGGCACTTTCTGTTATACATAACTTCGAGGGCAACAATGGCCTGGAAAGTCTGGGTCTCACTAACCTTACAG AGATCTTGGAAGGCGGAGTGCAGATCATCTGGAACAAAAACCTGAGTTATGCTCCCTCTGTCAACTGGACAGACATTGTCAGAGACAGTACTGCTAAGATCGAGATCCAAAACAATGGAAATAAAG GACTTTGTGATTTTACATGTAAATACTGCTGGGGTCCAAATAAAGATCAGTGCCAGAAAT TGACAAAAACAGTGTGTGCACCTCAGTGCCACGGCCACTGTTTTGGGACCAACCCCAATGAGTGCTGTCATAGAGAGTGTGCTGGAGGCTGCACCGGGCCGAGGGACACTGACTGCTTT GCCTGTCGACATGTCAATCACTCGGGTGCCTGCGTCTCTCACTGCCCATGGCCTCTGGTGTATAACCGACAGACCTTTCAGCTGGAGCCCAACTCTGAAGCCATGTACCAGTTTGGTTCAATCTGCGTACCCAAATGTCCCG CACACTTTGTTGTGGATGGCAGCGCATGTGTGAGCAGTTGCCCTCCTGGTAAAacagaaaaagacaaaaatggcATTAAACAGTGTGAAGCATGCATTGGTCTATGCCCCAAAG TATGTGAGGGCACTGGAGCCAGTCATAGGCAGACTGTGGACTCCAATAACATTGACAACTTTATCAACTGTACCAAGATCCAAGGCAGTTTACACTTTTTGATATTAGGCATCAAAGG AGACAGCTATAATAACATATCATCTCTGGAGCCCGAAAAACTCAAAGTGTTTAGCACTGTCAAAGAAATTACAG GTATCTTAAATATTCAGTCTTGGCCCGATGAGCTCAATGATCTGTCCGTTTTCTCCAGTCTTACTACTATTCAGGGGAGATCTTTGCACAA CACTAAGAG ACCCTTCTCATTGTTGGTGATGAAGATTCACTCCCTTACTTCTCTGGGATTACGTTCCCTTCGTGAGATCAGCGACGGCAGTGTTTACATCAGTAACAACGTAAACTTATGTTATCACCACACTGTCGATTGGAGCAGGATTTTCACCGGTAGCCGCCAGCGGCGCAGGCTTTACAACAACGAcatcaaacaaaacaaaccccaGGAACAGTGTG AGGCAGAGGACCACATATGTGACCCGTTATGTTCGGACGCAGGATGCTGGGGTCCTGGGCCGGAGCAATGTTTGTCATGCAGGAACCACAGTCGGGATGGCACCTGCGTAGCCCAATGCAACCTCTACAGTGG TGAGCCACGGGAGTTTGCAGCAGCTAATGGAGAGTGTCTTGCTTGTCACCCCGAGTGTCTGCCTCAAAATAAGAATCAAACATGTCAAGGAAAA GGTGCTGATCAATGCGTAGCATGTTTACACCTAAAGGATGGTCCGCACTGTGTCTCCAGCTGTCCCAGTGGAGTGAATGGGAAAAAAGGTCAAACCATATATAAATACCCTAATGCCGCGGGTCAATGTGAACTCTGTCACCTTAACTGTACTGAAGG ATGCACAGGCCCAAGACTCCAGGACTGTAAAGATTCAGGCGGAGATGAAAAATA TTCTCCTATTGTAGGAATAGTAGTTGGTGTATTTGCTGGTATTGTTGTGCTCCTGGTGTTGTTTGTGCTCGGGATGTTGTATCACAGAGGCCGGGCAATCCGCCGAAAAAGAGCCCTCAGAAGGTACCTGGAGAGTGGTGAG GTCATTGAACCGTTGGATCCAGGAGAGAAAGGGACAAGGGTTCACGCTCGCATTCTTAAAGCACAGGAGCTGCGAAAGGGCAAACTTCTGGGCTATGGGGTCTTTGGCACTGTCAATAAG GGTTTTTGGATGCCTGAAGGAGACTCTGTAAAAATCCCAGTGGCAATAAAGACCATCCAAGACCGTAGTGGGCGGCAGACCTTCACAGAGATTACAGAT CATATGCTTGCAATGGGAAGCCTAGATCATCCCTATATAGTGCGTCTCCTTGGGATCTGTCCAGGGACAAGTCTCCAGCTGGTATCTCAGCTCAGCCCTCAAGGATCCTTGCAGCAACATCTTCGACAACACAAAGACAGCCTGGACCCTCAGCGTCTGCTCAACTGGTGTGTGCAAATCGCCAAG GGCATGTATTATCTTGAGGAGCACTGCATCGTCCACAGGAACCTTGCTGCACGGAACGTGTTACTTAAAAGTGACTACATAGTCCAGGTTTCAGACTTTGGGGTTGCAGACCTGCTTTATCCAGatgataaaaaatatgtgtACAGTGAACATAAG acaCCAATTAAATGGATGGCACTGGAGAGCATCCTTTTCAGGAGATACACTCACCAGAGTGATGTGTGGAGCTATG GGGTGACCGTATGGGAGATGATGTCATATGGAGCTGAACCATATGCAGCCATGCATCCTCATGATGTGCCAGGTCTACTGGAAAAAGGAGAGCGATTGGCTCAACCACAGATCTCCACTATAGATGTCTACATGGTCATGGTCAAAT GCTGGATGATCGATGAGAACGTAAGACCTACATTTAAAGAGCTGGCTAATGAATTTACACGTATGGCAAGGGATCCACCTCGGTACCTTGTGGTAAAA CCTTCTCAGAATTGTAATGGAGCAGTTGAAAGCCACCAACGTGATGGCCCTCATTTAGAAACACGCTTGCAGCATGATGACGATGATGATGAGGTACTGGAGGATGGGTTTGCCACACCTCCTCTCCACCTGTCGCCAGCTAGGAGTCATTCACGCCTTCGTATGGCTTCTTACAGG GGAACCTCAGACCATATAACACCAGTGGGTTACCTACCCATGACCCCTGGTCCTGGGGGTGACACTAGACAG AAATCCCAGAGGAGGAGAATTGGATCTGCAAGGACAGAGTCAGAGTGCTCGGAGGGCAGGGGAACCATTACAGACATTGAAATGGTCGAACTCACCTCTCAAACCGGCAGCCTACGCCGAGGTCGCAGCCGTATGGACAGCGCTTACATGTCAACCAGTGTGTCTCTGGCTTCAGATCCATTCTCTCCAGGTCTGGAGGGTGTAGACCATAATGGATACGTGCTGCCCACAGACACCCACATCCGAGACAGAG GTTCCAGAAGTGCTGTTCATCCTGCTAGAATATCAAGAGGCTCCAAGACTGCTCTCTCTATACCAAAAACAGACACCACACAAGAATACGAGCTAATGAATAAACAGCCCCATCGACTCTCTCCCTCACCCACAGACACCACAGACAGTTCACCTTTACTGAACAAACCATCTACCCCTGCCGAACCTGTAAATACATGCAGTGACAGTATTTTACCACAGACGAGAGATTCGGACCCAACGCAAAACGAGCCGTCCGATGATGGAGACAGCCTGCCGTCTGCATCTTGCGGGGACAGTCCGTCTAGTGAAGAAAACCAGTCCGAAAGGCTTCCTTCCCAGAGCAGTGATCTAGACGAAGACCTTCCAGAAGACAGGCAGCCGCAAGAAACAGTAGTAGAGTATGAATATATGGACATACGTACTGAAACAGTGCCACAACATCAGCAAAAGACACCAGCAAACTCGAAAGACAAAACCAGTAATCCAGATGCAACGGTGAGTGGTGTCAGAGAAGCAGTTTATCAAAATATAAGTGAACTGCCTATGTTGAGTGGGAGGCGTAGAGACAGGAAGGATTCTGACAGCACTACAGGGCCGGGCGAGTATGTGGACATGGATGCTTCTGGAAGACCTTGCTCTGATGGAGATCAACCGGAGTATCAGAACATTCTGGTTAATGGAAGGCCAGGAATGGGTGAAGATTCTCAGAAGACCAATCTGAGGTCCTGCGTGAACGCGTATAATGGAATAGATGAGCAAGGGACTTCTTTTGACAACCCGGACTATTGGCACAGCAGACTATTCCACAAGCAGGATGCTGTATGTACGTAG